In Pleuronectes platessa chromosome 4, fPlePla1.1, whole genome shotgun sequence, the following proteins share a genomic window:
- the adora2aa gene encoding adenosine A2a receptor a encodes MPYDPVASVFYIILEVLIAGFSVLGNVLVCWAVCLNSNLQTITNFFVVSLAVADIAVGVLAIPFSIVISIGFCSNFYGCLFIACFVLVLTQSSIFSLLAIAVDRYIAIKMPLRYNSLVTGRRARGIIAICWVFSIIIGLTPMMGWHKPAGGGNSTNASASGLMKCLFEEVVDMEYMVYFNFFACVQIPLFLMLAIYLRIFMAARHQLKLIEVKAAHGSRSTLQKEVQAAKSLAIIVGLFAVCWLPLHIINCFTLFCPECERPPALIMYVAIILSHANSVVNPFIYAYRIREFRQTFRRIIRRHILGRQEMLDSVRSKHNSTHNSITDSIRLKANQFFTEYSSGGNWESSYSCPAHTSPVWGGLLAVSNPSLSVIISHCPKTELCPLQTLGQTQIPVGQHLQYGEQHCDCSRPEVREDKDQVASLINKQDRKSYCGEVAKVS; translated from the exons ATGCCGTACGACCCTGTCGCCTCCGTCTTTTACATCATCCTGGAAGTGCTGATCGCCGGGTTCTCCGTGCTGGGCAATGTGCTGGTCTGCTGGGCCGTGTGCCTCAACAGCAACCTGCAGACCATCACCAACTTCTTCGTGGTGTCGCTTGCGGTGGCTGACATCGCAGTGGGCGTCCTGGCCATCCCTTTCTCCATCGTCATCAGCATCGGGTTCTGCTCCAACTTCTACGGCTGCCTCTTCATCGCCTGCTTCGTGCTGGTTCTCACTCAGAGCTCCATCTTCAGCCTGCTGGCCATCGCTGTGGACCGCTACATTGCAATCAAGATGCCGCTCAG GTACAACAGTTTGGTGACAGGCCGGCGGGCTCGAGGCATCATCGCCATCTGCTGGGTTTTCTCCATCATCATCGGTCTGACCCCAATGATGGGCTGGCACAAGCCGGCTGGGGGGGGCAACAGCACCAACGCCAGCGCGTCCGGCCTGATGAAGTGCCTGTTCGAGGAGGTGGTGGACATGGAGTACATGGTCTACTTCAACTTCTTTGCCTGCGTTCAGATTCCTCTGTTTCTGATGTTGGCCATCTACCTGCGCATCTTCATGGCCGCTCGTCACCAGCTCAAGCTGATCGAGGTGAAGGCCGCTCACGGGTCGCGCTCTACACTGCAGAAAGAGGTGCAGGCCGCCAAGTCTCTGGCGATCATTGTAGGGCTGTTTGCTGTCTGCTGGCTGCCTTTACACATCATCAACTGCTTCACCCTTTTCTGTCCCGAATGTGAACGTCCACCGGCCTTGATCATGTATGTGGCCATTATCCTCTCTCACGCCAACTCCGTGGTCAACCCCTTCATTTACGCCTACAGAATCCGGGAGTTCCGGCAGACCTTCCGTCGGATTATCCGGCGCCACATCCTGGGCCGGCAGGAGATGTTGGACAGTGTCAGGAGTAAACACAACTCCACTCACAACAGCATCACAGACTCCATCAGACTCAAGGCGAATCAATTTTTCACTGAGTACAGCAGCGGTGGCAACTGGGAAAGCTCCTACAGCTGCCCTGCTCACACCTCTCCTGTATGGGGAGGACTCTTGGCGGTCTCTAACCCCTCTCTGTCAGTCATCATCTCCCACTGCCCTAAGACGGAGCTGTGTCCACTGCAGACCCTCGGACAAACTCAGATCCCAGTGGGTCAACACCTACAGTATGGGGAGCAGCATTGTGACTGCAGCAGACCTGAAGTCAGGGAGGATAAAGACCAGGTTGCATCACTGATCAATAAACAGGACAGGAAGAGCTACTGTGGTGAGGTGGCAAAGGTTTCCTGA